Proteins found in one Thalassomonas actiniarum genomic segment:
- a CDS encoding PAS-domain containing protein gives MFENWQLVLLSLSYTGLLFYIASVGNRQRHKKIPGGHALIYALTLGVYCTSWSFLGTSGQAASSMLSYLPIYLGPILLFTFAWSFIQRLIRVSLKLNLTSIADLLAARFGKSHKLAVLVTIVALIGTLPYLALQLKAIVYSLQSLSHNADMPDWQIGLVLSLLLTGFTIIFGVRTIDVTERHPGVMLAIAFESLVKLLAFFAVGIFAVFFIYDSPAQLWQLSQANIKLEQQLQAPNLISMFGLLIIVMSAFLCLPRQFQVMAVELKSDKHTGLSRSLFPLYLLVFAVFAIPLGLAGELVLGDKVSPDAYVLLLPAVKEQTWLTLLVFIGAVSAASSMVIISSIALSTMLSNEIVFPKLFRRAPEEHKNFHDFRVKLLTVRKLLVGLVISLSYGVFLIAPPDTLSSLGQIAFGAVAQLAPALVLAFYWRKASLVGVYSGISIGFILWLTLNLLPEFGLYPQPVTTSYLPANTAATLLSLGANILAILWFSQLSRQSVQERMQARHFLPHQVPGEIKHQHTRIIDTTELQALTAHFVGKDKAETSFSHFLARHDRKQMSTAAFNDALIHQTENMLAGVMGSSSARLVISSALEGRDIALDDIAFLMEQASSERKAFGHNLLQSAIENASEGISIIDNELNLVAWNKRYLDLFNYPEDLAYTGAPVEKLIRYNVDRGLCGPGDREQLVSRRIQFLKAGSPHSSERETANGKVIRIQGNPLPGGGFVMIFSDITPYRQAEKILTEKNLDLESLVSQRTKNLAEANSALEQAHRIAESANQKKSLYLKACSHDLMQPLEAARLFTSALAHDDKLGSNQQRQVKNIDHALKVANDLLSDLTEIARIEGGNIRPDIEHFPLKALLQNLFAEFTLLSKDYQIDFHGIDSRYWVKSDAKLLRRILQNFLGNAFRYAGPGKVLIGCRRRGEQVEIQVLDNGPGIAKDKHQEIFEQFTQLEQNSAAGAKGLGLGLNIARSLSQLLGHELGVESTPGSGCKFFIRVPLVQSQQTAITPKPTPAIGLAGVNVLCVDNDPDVLNGMIALLKAWQCNIYSASSYRQAQQVFNQHEGDIDIMLVDYQLGNGENGIALMTELTARVSYPLPGILITATTDETVAAQAREAGFGYMRKLVKPAALRAMISAMLTRSLQGNYSQK, from the coding sequence ATGTTTGAGAACTGGCAATTAGTATTATTAAGCCTGAGTTACACCGGCTTACTTTTTTATATTGCCTCAGTGGGAAACCGCCAGCGCCATAAAAAAATCCCCGGCGGCCATGCCCTGATTTATGCCCTGACCCTGGGGGTATACTGCACTTCATGGAGTTTTTTAGGCACCTCCGGCCAGGCGGCATCGAGTATGCTTTCTTACCTGCCGATTTATCTCGGTCCTATTTTGTTGTTTACTTTTGCCTGGTCCTTTATTCAACGGCTGATCCGGGTAAGTTTAAAGCTCAACCTGACTTCGATTGCCGACTTGCTTGCCGCCCGTTTTGGCAAATCCCATAAGCTGGCGGTATTGGTAACTATTGTTGCCCTTATCGGCACTTTGCCCTACCTGGCGTTGCAGCTCAAAGCCATAGTCTATTCACTGCAATCCTTATCCCATAATGCCGATATGCCCGACTGGCAAATCGGCCTGGTGCTGAGCTTATTACTCACCGGTTTTACCATTATTTTTGGCGTGCGTACCATAGACGTTACCGAGCGCCACCCCGGGGTGATGCTGGCCATCGCCTTTGAATCCCTGGTCAAACTGTTAGCCTTTTTCGCGGTCGGTATTTTTGCCGTCTTCTTTATCTATGACTCCCCCGCCCAGTTGTGGCAACTGTCCCAGGCCAATATTAAACTGGAGCAGCAGCTGCAAGCACCCAATCTGATTTCCATGTTTGGCCTGTTAATTATCGTCATGTCGGCATTTTTATGTCTGCCGCGCCAGTTTCAGGTGATGGCGGTAGAGCTGAAAAGCGATAAACATACAGGGCTGAGCAGAAGTTTATTTCCCCTGTACCTGCTGGTTTTTGCCGTGTTCGCCATCCCCCTCGGCCTGGCGGGAGAGCTGGTGCTGGGGGATAAGGTCTCCCCCGATGCCTATGTACTGCTGTTGCCTGCGGTTAAGGAACAAACCTGGCTCACCTTACTGGTGTTTATCGGCGCAGTCTCGGCGGCCAGCTCTATGGTGATCATCTCCTCTATCGCCTTAAGCACTATGCTCAGTAATGAAATTGTCTTTCCCAAACTCTTTCGCCGCGCCCCCGAAGAGCATAAAAACTTCCATGATTTCAGGGTCAAGCTATTAACCGTGCGCAAGCTGCTCGTTGGCCTGGTGATCAGTTTAAGCTACGGGGTATTTTTAATCGCCCCGCCGGATACCTTATCTTCTTTGGGGCAAATCGCCTTTGGCGCCGTGGCACAACTGGCGCCGGCCCTGGTGCTGGCTTTTTATTGGCGCAAAGCCAGCTTGGTCGGGGTTTATAGCGGTATCAGCATAGGTTTTATCCTCTGGCTGACGTTAAACCTCCTGCCTGAATTTGGCCTTTATCCGCAACCGGTCACCACTAGCTACCTGCCGGCAAACACGGCGGCCACCTTGCTCAGCCTGGGAGCCAATATCCTGGCGATTTTATGGTTCTCCCAGTTAAGCAGACAAAGCGTACAGGAGCGGATGCAGGCCAGGCATTTTCTCCCGCATCAAGTGCCGGGTGAAATTAAGCATCAGCATACCCGGATAATCGATACCACAGAATTACAGGCCCTGACCGCGCATTTCGTCGGTAAAGACAAAGCCGAAACCAGCTTTAGCCATTTCCTTGCCCGCCATGATCGCAAGCAAATGTCGACGGCGGCCTTTAACGACGCCCTCATTCATCAAACGGAAAATATGCTCGCCGGGGTGATGGGCTCAAGCTCGGCACGCCTGGTGATCTCCTCGGCATTGGAAGGCCGGGATATTGCCCTTGACGATATCGCCTTTTTAATGGAGCAGGCATCCAGCGAGCGCAAAGCCTTCGGCCATAACCTGCTGCAAAGCGCGATAGAAAATGCCAGCGAAGGCATTTCCATTATCGATAATGAACTTAACCTGGTGGCCTGGAATAAACGTTATCTCGACCTGTTTAATTATCCCGAAGACTTAGCCTATACCGGCGCACCGGTGGAAAAGCTGATCCGCTACAATGTCGACCGTGGACTGTGCGGCCCCGGCGACAGGGAACAACTGGTCAGCAGGCGTATTCAGTTCCTCAAAGCCGGCAGCCCGCACAGCTCAGAGCGGGAAACCGCCAACGGCAAGGTGATACGCATCCAGGGTAATCCCTTACCCGGCGGCGGCTTTGTCATGATATTTTCCGATATCACTCCCTACCGCCAGGCAGAAAAAATTCTTACCGAAAAAAATCTGGATCTGGAAAGCCTGGTCTCACAGCGTACCAAAAACCTGGCGGAAGCCAATAGCGCCCTGGAGCAGGCCCACAGAATCGCCGAATCGGCAAACCAGAAAAAGAGCCTGTACCTGAAAGCTTGTTCCCATGACCTGATGCAGCCGCTTGAAGCCGCCCGCTTATTCACCTCGGCTTTGGCCCATGATGACAAGCTGGGCAGCAACCAGCAAAGACAGGTAAAAAATATCGACCACGCGTTAAAAGTTGCCAATGATCTCTTATCGGATCTAACAGAGATTGCCCGTATCGAAGGGGGGAATATCCGCCCTGATATCGAACATTTCCCCCTGAAAGCACTTTTGCAAAACCTGTTCGCAGAATTCACTTTACTGTCAAAAGACTACCAGATAGATTTTCACGGCATCGACAGCCGTTATTGGGTGAAAAGCGATGCCAAGCTGCTGCGGCGCATTTTACAGAACTTTCTAGGCAATGCTTTTCGTTATGCCGGTCCGGGTAAAGTGCTGATAGGTTGCCGTCGCCGTGGCGAACAGGTGGAAATTCAGGTACTGGACAATGGCCCGGGGATCGCCAAAGACAAGCATCAGGAAATTTTCGAACAGTTTACCCAGCTGGAGCAAAACTCAGCTGCCGGAGCCAAAGGCTTAGGACTGGGCCTGAATATTGCCCGCAGCTTAAGCCAACTGCTCGGCCATGAGCTGGGGGTTGAGTCTACACCCGGCAGTGGCTGTAAGTTTTTTATCCGGGTGCCCCTGGTACAAAGCCAGCAAACAGCCATAACCCCTAAACCAACCCCGGCGATTGGTTTAGCCGGCGTTAACGTGCTTTGTGTCGATAACGATCCTGATGTACTTAACGGCATGATAGCACTGCTCAAAGCCTGGCAATGTAATATTTACTCCGCCAGCTCTTATCGCCAGGCACAGCAGGTTTTTAACCAACATGAAGGTGACATAGATATCATGCTGGTGGACTACCAGCTGGGAAATGGTGAAAACGGCATAGCGTTAATGACAGAATTAACCGCCCGGGTGAGTTATCCGCTGCCGGGCATACTGATCACGGCAACCACAGATGAAACCGTGGCAGCACAGGCCAGGGAAGCCGGCTTTGGTTATATGAGAAAACTGGTCAAACCGGCGGCGTTGCGGGCCATGATCAGTGCCATGCTTACCAGAAGTTTACAGGGAAATTATTCGCAAAAATAA
- a CDS encoding sodium:solute symporter family protein encodes MDELKLYTYIAVFGSFGLYFAIAWWARAGSTSDFYVAGGGVSPIQNGMAIGADWMSAASFISMAGMIAFLGYGGSVFLMGWTGGYVLLAMLLAPYMRKHGKFTVPEFISDRYYSKTARIVAVICLIIASLTYIIGQMKGVGVAFSRFLEVDYGLGLGIGMAVVWVYAVLGGMKGITYTQIAQYCVLIFAYTIPAIFISFQLTGNPIPQLGLGSTLADGSGVYLLDKLDMVVTDLGFKEYTTSSMGNSLNMFAYTMSLMIGTAGLPHVIMRFFTVPSVKAARSSAGYALVFIALLYTVAPAVGAMARLNLMNTIEPAAGQNMVYAERPQWFKDWEKTGLLKFEDKNNDGKVQYVADPEKNEMVKVDRDIMVLANPAIANLPNWVIALVAAGGLAAALSTAAGLLLAISSSISHDLMKGVLTPDLSEKNELLAGRVVMTLSILVAGYLGLNPPGFAAGTVALAFGLAASSIFPALMMGIFSKKMSGTAAVWGMCSGIGITMLYVFQHKGIMFIQGTSFLGPLEPNWFLGISPNAFGAVGALVNFAVAFIVLKAKGPAPAEIQQLVENFRIPAGAGAAHNH; translated from the coding sequence ATGGATGAATTAAAACTCTATACCTATATTGCCGTTTTCGGCTCGTTTGGCCTTTATTTTGCCATAGCCTGGTGGGCGAGAGCAGGCTCCACCAGCGACTTCTATGTTGCCGGCGGCGGGGTCAGCCCGATTCAAAACGGTATGGCCATAGGCGCCGACTGGATGAGTGCCGCTTCCTTTATCTCCATGGCGGGGATGATCGCCTTCTTAGGTTACGGCGGCTCGGTGTTTTTAATGGGCTGGACCGGCGGTTATGTGCTGCTGGCCATGCTGCTGGCCCCCTATATGCGCAAGCACGGCAAGTTTACCGTGCCGGAATTTATCTCTGACCGCTATTATTCAAAAACCGCCCGCATCGTCGCCGTGATCTGTTTAATTATCGCTTCCCTGACCTATATTATCGGCCAGATGAAAGGGGTCGGTGTCGCCTTCTCCCGCTTTTTAGAAGTTGATTACGGTTTAGGGCTGGGCATAGGCATGGCAGTGGTCTGGGTCTATGCGGTGCTTGGCGGCATGAAAGGCATTACCTATACCCAGATTGCCCAATACTGCGTACTGATCTTCGCCTATACCATTCCGGCAATCTTTATTTCCTTCCAGCTCACCGGCAACCCGATCCCCCAGCTGGGACTGGGCAGCACCCTGGCCGACGGCAGCGGCGTATACCTTTTGGATAAGCTGGATATGGTAGTGACAGATCTCGGCTTTAAGGAATATACCACCTCGTCGATGGGCAACAGCCTGAACATGTTTGCCTATACTATGTCGCTGATGATAGGCACCGCAGGTCTGCCCCATGTGATCATGCGCTTCTTTACCGTGCCCAGCGTCAAAGCGGCCCGCTCCTCTGCCGGTTATGCCCTGGTCTTTATTGCCCTGCTTTATACCGTGGCCCCGGCCGTTGGCGCCATGGCCCGTTTAAACCTGATGAATACCATAGAGCCTGCGGCGGGCCAGAACATGGTTTATGCCGAACGCCCCCAATGGTTTAAAGACTGGGAAAAAACCGGCCTGTTGAAGTTTGAAGATAAAAACAACGACGGCAAAGTACAATACGTTGCCGATCCGGAGAAAAATGAAATGGTCAAAGTGGACCGCGACATCATGGTACTGGCCAACCCCGCCATTGCCAACCTCCCCAACTGGGTCATTGCCCTGGTGGCCGCAGGCGGCCTGGCGGCAGCCTTATCCACGGCGGCAGGTTTGCTCCTGGCAATCTCTTCATCTATCTCCCATGATTTGATGAAGGGGGTATTAACGCCAGATCTGTCGGAGAAAAACGAGTTGCTGGCAGGACGCGTGGTGATGACATTATCCATTCTGGTTGCCGGTTATCTCGGGCTCAATCCGCCCGGATTCGCCGCGGGAACTGTAGCCCTGGCCTTTGGCCTGGCGGCTTCGAGCATTTTCCCGGCATTGATGATGGGCATCTTCTCCAAGAAAATGAGCGGCACTGCCGCCGTGTGGGGCATGTGCAGCGGGATCGGCATTACCATGCTGTATGTATTCCAGCATAAGGGCATCATGTTTATTCAGGGCACTTCCTTCTTAGGCCCGCTGGAGCCCAACTGGTTCTTAGGCATTTCACCCAATGCCTTTGGTGCAGTCGGCGCCTTGGTGAACTTTGCCGTGGCCTTTATCGTGCTAAAGGCCAAAGGACCGGCACCGGCAGAAATCCAGCAACTGGTTGAAAACTTCCGTATTCCGGCGGGTGCCGGCGCGGCCCACAACCATTAA
- a CDS encoding DUF4212 domain-containing protein: MGSNQSYWQKNLRLIMICLLIWFIVSFGFGLLLVEPLNNFSLGGYKLGFWFAQQGSIYTFVALIFWYSSKMNKLDKEHGVEE, translated from the coding sequence GTGGGAAGTAACCAATCATATTGGCAGAAAAATCTGCGCTTAATCATGATATGCCTGCTCATCTGGTTTATCGTTTCTTTTGGTTTTGGCCTGCTGCTGGTTGAACCGTTAAATAACTTTAGCTTAGGCGGCTACAAACTCGGCTTCTGGTTTGCCCAGCAAGGCTCCATCTATACCTTTGTCGCCCTGATCTTCTGGTATTCATCAAAAATGAATAAGCTGGATAAAGAACACGGCGTTGAGGAATAA
- a CDS encoding putative nucleotidyltransferase substrate binding domain-containing protein produces the protein MNAELTEIRDFIKASPPFDKLPDEAAGKLTENIHIGYLRKDSSLPPKNITEPRLYIVRKGALSYLDEEHELLGKFGEGDICTVFCLPDDKIKIAVKTDEDTLLYSINWQLVFDLLQPFPEVLAYFNTSAAERLQHQVSKIHEQAVVNATLMNTSIGDFYRAPAVTITAGASIRDAAIKMNEVNLSSLLVTEKGEMAGIVTDKDIRQRCVAQGLSFELPVSDIMTRKLISIEADNNAFDALVLMTTRQIHHLPVTRDGQLAGMITVTDLIRQEGQNAVHITGAIHKAGTIKELVEISKLVPKLQRHMVKTGTTAAHVGKSISAITAAFTVRLIEMAEKISGPAPVPYVWVAAGSQARREQCCHSDQDNALIISDQAKPEHDYWFHDLATFVNDGLAACGYAYCPGNVMASNPKWRQSQQVWGQYFENWVNKPDPKALMHCSIFFDLAPVYGEMSLLTDLRHTMLEQTRGNTLFLAHLTKNALNLRPPLGFFRDFVLEKNGDNKNTLDLKHKGIAPIVDLARIYALAEGVSAVNTVERLRQVGGSASLTLASAKNLIDAVEFMGMLRIEHQVKQLQQGKVADNFLPPKQISRLEREHLKDAFKVVKSLQDVRQSVYG, from the coding sequence ATGAATGCTGAACTGACCGAAATCCGCGATTTTATCAAGGCATCTCCTCCTTTTGATAAATTACCCGATGAAGCCGCAGGCAAACTCACGGAAAATATTCATATCGGGTATTTGAGAAAAGACAGTAGTTTACCCCCTAAAAATATCACTGAGCCCCGCTTGTACATAGTGCGTAAAGGCGCATTATCTTATTTGGATGAGGAGCATGAATTATTAGGGAAGTTCGGCGAAGGCGATATCTGCACGGTATTCTGCCTGCCGGACGACAAAATTAAAATTGCCGTGAAAACCGATGAAGATACCTTGTTATATAGCATCAACTGGCAACTGGTCTTTGATTTGCTCCAGCCGTTTCCCGAGGTGCTGGCGTATTTTAATACTTCCGCTGCCGAACGGCTGCAGCACCAGGTCAGTAAAATTCATGAGCAAGCTGTGGTCAATGCCACGTTAATGAATACCAGTATCGGCGATTTTTATCGTGCCCCCGCCGTTACTATCACCGCCGGTGCCTCGATCAGGGATGCTGCCATCAAAATGAATGAGGTTAATCTCTCATCCTTGCTGGTGACCGAAAAGGGAGAGATGGCGGGCATAGTGACCGACAAAGATATCCGACAGCGTTGTGTCGCCCAAGGCCTGTCTTTTGAGCTGCCGGTGAGTGATATCATGACCCGGAAATTGATCTCGATAGAAGCCGATAATAATGCCTTTGATGCCCTGGTGTTAATGACGACCAGACAAATTCATCACCTGCCGGTTACCCGGGACGGCCAACTGGCGGGTATGATCACGGTAACGGATTTGATCCGACAGGAAGGGCAAAATGCCGTGCATATCACCGGTGCCATCCATAAAGCCGGGACCATTAAAGAGCTGGTGGAAATCAGCAAGCTGGTGCCCAAGTTACAGCGGCATATGGTTAAAACCGGCACTACCGCCGCCCATGTCGGTAAAAGCATCAGCGCCATTACCGCCGCCTTTACCGTGCGCCTGATTGAGATGGCGGAAAAAATCTCCGGCCCGGCCCCGGTGCCTTATGTCTGGGTGGCCGCAGGCTCCCAGGCCCGGCGCGAGCAGTGTTGCCACTCAGACCAGGATAATGCCCTGATCATCTCGGATCAAGCCAAGCCGGAGCATGATTACTGGTTTCACGATCTGGCCACTTTTGTCAATGACGGTCTGGCCGCCTGCGGTTATGCCTATTGCCCGGGCAATGTTATGGCGAGTAATCCCAAGTGGCGGCAAAGCCAGCAGGTATGGGGACAATATTTTGAAAATTGGGTCAACAAACCCGATCCCAAGGCGCTGATGCATTGCAGTATCTTTTTTGATTTAGCGCCTGTTTATGGCGAAATGTCGTTATTGACGGACTTGCGCCATACCATGCTGGAACAAACCCGGGGAAATACCCTGTTTCTTGCCCATTTAACGAAAAATGCCCTGAACCTGCGTCCGCCGCTGGGGTTTTTCCGGGATTTTGTGCTGGAGAAAAACGGCGACAATAAAAATACCCTGGACTTAAAACATAAGGGTATAGCGCCGATTGTCGATCTTGCCCGGATTTACGCCCTGGCCGAAGGGGTTAGCGCCGTGAACACCGTTGAGCGGCTGCGCCAGGTAGGTGGCAGCGCTTCGTTAACCTTAGCATCGGCCAAGAATCTGATTGATGCGGTCGAATTTATGGGCATGCTACGTATCGAGCATCAGGTAAAACAGCTTCAGCAAGGTAAGGTAGCCGATAATTTCCTACCACCGAAACAGATTTCCAGGCTTGAGCGGGAGCACCTTAAAGACGCCTTTAAGGTGGTAAAGTCCCTGCAGGATGTCCGGCAAAGTGTTTACGGTTAA
- a CDS encoding exonuclease domain-containing protein, which translates to MSMKLLDKLHLALFGYQAHRKRLLGRAPNGPLKAFLSVPFPDKNTPVFEVPVLALDFETTGLDAKKDQLLSAGFVEISTGEICLKSRYHQIVKTRGLLDEDNVVIHQITDSAKEQGAELAQVVEKILTALAGKVMLVHFARIEITFLRQACLELYGMAPVFPVIDTLMVAKRRLDKRDLPFDASDLRLDNLRQSHQLPAHFAHNALNDALATAELLLAEIACANHGEQLPLKHYLL; encoded by the coding sequence ATGTCGATGAAGCTGCTTGATAAATTACACCTGGCGCTGTTCGGTTACCAGGCCCACAGGAAACGTTTGCTGGGCCGTGCGCCAAACGGGCCGTTAAAAGCATTTTTATCCGTCCCTTTTCCCGATAAGAATACCCCTGTTTTTGAGGTGCCTGTGCTGGCGCTGGACTTTGAAACCACTGGCCTGGATGCCAAAAAAGATCAGCTGCTCAGCGCCGGGTTCGTTGAAATAAGCACAGGGGAAATTTGCCTTAAATCCCGGTATCACCAGATAGTGAAAACCCGCGGGCTGCTTGATGAAGACAATGTGGTGATCCATCAAATTACCGACAGCGCCAAAGAGCAGGGGGCCGAGCTGGCTCAAGTGGTGGAAAAAATACTTACCGCACTGGCCGGTAAAGTGATGCTGGTGCATTTCGCCCGCATAGAAATCACCTTCTTGCGCCAGGCCTGTCTCGAGCTTTATGGCATGGCGCCGGTTTTTCCGGTGATCGATACCTTAATGGTGGCCAAACGGCGGCTGGATAAAAGGGACTTGCCTTTTGATGCCTCCGATTTACGCCTTGACAACTTAAGGCAAAGCCATCAGTTGCCCGCGCATTTTGCCCACAATGCCTTAAACGATGCCCTTGCCACCGCCGAACTCCTGTTGGCTGAAATCGCCTGTGCCAATCATGGTGAGCAATTGCCGCTTAAACATTATTTGTTGTAA
- the acs gene encoding acetate--CoA ligase: MNDANSSELFNPSINVMEQANIPEYQALYDYSINNREAFWAEQAETLGWYKKWDKVLDESQAPFYQWFSGGKTNIVHNAVDRHLTNANRNKMAIIWEGENGQVRNYSYNGLNREVCQFANVLKSMGVEKGDVVTIYMPQIPELIFAMLACAKIGAIHSVVYGGFSTDALASRIEDAHSRVLITADGGWRRGKAIDLKTIADNAMKRSPTIEVCICVKNNDLEVEMEATRDFWYHDLVALPIASPKCGTEQLDAEDPLFILYTSGTTGSPKGMLHTHGGYSVYTSTTHRMAFDIKPEDRWWCAADPGWITGHSYIVYGPLINGATIMLYEGAPNYPYPNRWWQIIEKYGINILYTSPTAIRGLMRFGDRWPKKHDLSSLRLLGSVGEPINPEAWKWYHQVIGNGNCPIIDTWWQTETGGLMICPLPITPLKPGSATKPFFGNEITIVDDEGREVAANEEGKLIINNPWPGMARTIFKDDERYKSLYWNEVDGKWRYLAGDSAKKDDDGYIWVIGRMDEVLKVSGYRLGTAEIESALVSHPQVTEAAAIGLPHELKGNAIHTYAILAQGVAGSDELALELREHVAREMGRIAMPEDVTFVESLPKTRSGKIMRRVLKARALGQDEGDLSTLEE, from the coding sequence ATGAACGACGCAAACAGCAGTGAACTTTTTAACCCCTCTATCAATGTGATGGAACAAGCCAATATCCCGGAATATCAGGCGTTATATGACTATTCCATCAATAACCGCGAAGCATTCTGGGCCGAACAGGCCGAGACTTTAGGCTGGTATAAAAAGTGGGATAAGGTCCTGGATGAAAGTCAGGCGCCGTTTTATCAATGGTTTAGCGGCGGCAAAACCAATATTGTCCATAACGCCGTCGACCGGCATCTAACCAATGCCAACCGCAATAAAATGGCGATTATCTGGGAAGGGGAAAACGGGCAGGTTCGCAACTATTCCTACAACGGCTTAAACCGCGAGGTGTGCCAGTTTGCCAATGTGCTGAAAAGCATGGGGGTGGAAAAGGGGGATGTGGTCACCATTTACATGCCGCAAATTCCCGAACTGATTTTTGCCATGCTGGCCTGCGCCAAAATCGGCGCCATCCACAGCGTAGTGTACGGCGGGTTCAGTACCGATGCCCTGGCTTCGCGTATTGAGGATGCCCACTCCCGGGTGTTGATCACCGCAGACGGCGGTTGGCGACGCGGCAAAGCAATCGATTTAAAAACCATTGCCGACAACGCCATGAAGCGCTCACCGACGATAGAAGTGTGTATTTGCGTTAAAAACAATGACCTTGAGGTGGAAATGGAAGCCACCCGGGATTTCTGGTATCATGACCTGGTGGCTTTGCCGATTGCTTCGCCAAAATGCGGCACTGAACAGCTTGATGCCGAAGACCCGCTGTTTATTCTTTATACCTCAGGCACCACAGGCTCCCCCAAAGGCATGTTACATACCCATGGCGGTTATTCGGTGTATACCTCCACCACCCACCGCATGGCGTTTGATATTAAACCGGAAGATCGCTGGTGGTGCGCCGCCGATCCCGGCTGGATCACCGGCCACAGTTATATTGTTTACGGGCCGCTTATTAACGGCGCGACCATCATGCTTTATGAGGGGGCCCCCAACTATCCCTATCCGAACCGCTGGTGGCAGATCATCGAAAAATACGGCATCAATATTTTATATACCTCGCCCACGGCGATCCGCGGCCTGATGCGTTTTGGCGATCGCTGGCCGAAAAAACATGATCTTTCCAGCCTGCGTTTGTTAGGTAGTGTCGGCGAGCCGATCAACCCGGAAGCCTGGAAGTGGTATCACCAGGTGATAGGTAACGGCAATTGTCCGATCATTGATACCTGGTGGCAAACGGAAACCGGCGGTTTGATGATTTGTCCATTGCCGATCACGCCGTTAAAGCCGGGCTCTGCCACTAAACCTTTCTTCGGCAACGAAATTACCATAGTGGATGACGAAGGCCGGGAAGTGGCTGCCAATGAAGAAGGCAAACTTATTATCAACAACCCCTGGCCGGGTATGGCGCGCACCATTTTTAAAGATGACGAGCGTTATAAATCCCTGTACTGGAATGAAGTTGACGGCAAATGGCGCTATCTGGCCGGGGACAGCGCCAAAAAAGACGATGACGGTTATATCTGGGTGATTGGCCGTATGGATGAAGTGCTGAAGGTCAGCGGTTACCGTTTGGGTACCGCCGAAATTGAAAGCGCCCTGGTCAGCCATCCGCAGGTAACCGAGGCGGCAGCAATAGGTTTACCCCATGAGTTAAAAGGCAACGCCATTCACACCTATGCCATTTTAGCGCAAGGGGTTGCCGGCAGCGACGAACTCGCCCTTGAACTGAGGGAGCATGTTGCCAGAGAAATGGGCCGTATTGCCATGCCGGAGGATGTAACTTTTGTGGAGAGCCTACCGAAAACCCGCTCCGGAAAAATTATGCGCCGGGTATTAAAAGCCCGGGCATTAGGCCAGGACGAAGGCGATTTAAGTACGCTGGAAGAATAA